One Microbacter margulisiae genomic window carries:
- a CDS encoding helix-turn-helix domain-containing protein, protein MHIDYRFPLFDELMQGRLNPLHRENHAGQNYLQRLQEQVTVSEPDKGLYRLTFIRWSHPKTEYYSRLLVGETYVYCNELIICLQEEQNSSIRAYLRDMILDKHLSTCLQRLGEFIRLHQLTLSRLTNPSPEDTPDDLANCYVFQLLKVCVCKAYLEVQARLAGEVNYPLNETMIYTGWLQELPPVPIFLTRQAGTTPEDPDSKKKKKKMMQPAVAEKKQNNVAIPDYMTVKEAAQILRMDERTVRRMLEKGTIAGMRMQNVWRIEKASFSHFLQEKTNQGKRP, encoded by the coding sequence ATGCATATTGATTATCGTTTCCCGCTTTTCGATGAACTGATGCAGGGCCGGCTCAATCCCTTGCACAGGGAGAATCATGCCGGACAGAATTATCTGCAGCGACTTCAGGAGCAGGTGACAGTCTCGGAACCGGATAAAGGGTTATACCGTCTCACTTTTATCCGGTGGTCTCATCCGAAGACTGAGTATTATTCCCGATTGTTGGTGGGGGAGACCTATGTCTATTGTAATGAGCTGATAATCTGCTTGCAAGAGGAACAGAATAGTTCGATCAGGGCGTATCTTAGGGATATGATACTTGATAAACATCTGTCCACCTGTTTACAACGGCTCGGCGAGTTTATCCGGTTGCACCAACTGACACTTTCACGTTTGACAAATCCTTCACCGGAGGATACGCCTGACGATCTGGCCAACTGTTATGTTTTTCAGTTGCTGAAGGTGTGCGTCTGTAAAGCCTACCTGGAGGTGCAGGCGAGGCTTGCCGGAGAGGTAAATTATCCGCTGAATGAAACGATGATCTATACCGGCTGGTTGCAGGAGTTACCTCCTGTCCCGATTTTTCTGACGAGACAAGCCGGAACGACGCCGGAAGACCCTGACAGCAAGAAGAAAAAGAAAAAAATGATGCAGCCTGCTGTGGCTGAAAAAAAGCAGAATAATGTGGCAATCCCCGATTATATGACGGTGAAAGAGGCAGCACAGATTCTACGGATGGACGAAAGAACCGTCAGAAGAATGCTGGAAAAAGGAACGATTGCGGGGATGAGAATGCAGAATGTCTGGCGTATTGAGAAAGCATCGTTTTCGCATTTCCTGCAAGAGAAAACAAATCAGGGGAAGCGACCTTAA
- a CDS encoding DUF6266 family protein yields MGKLNLGILSGFSGTVGTVVGTVSKNGNDVIRAKTKIRRTSNTESQVNQRTKFTLVTQFFQPVNTVLQIGLKNAAGEGMSPYNYACKQALEKAVTGTAPDVVLNYGAVVVSDGGLNRVSVASAEMGTGVINFHWEDNSSTGTGSPTDRAVLLVYNVDKQEVSYSFGMTTRSNGEGSLPLPYNETGDHLLMYLFFQAEDNPLQVSTSQYLGSVTV; encoded by the coding sequence ATGGGAAAATTAAATCTTGGAATCCTTAGCGGATTCTCTGGTACCGTAGGTACCGTCGTTGGAACAGTGTCCAAAAATGGTAATGACGTGATTCGTGCAAAGACGAAAATCAGACGCACGTCGAATACAGAATCACAAGTAAATCAACGGACAAAATTCACTCTGGTGACCCAATTCTTCCAGCCTGTTAATACGGTGTTGCAGATAGGGCTTAAGAATGCTGCCGGTGAAGGTATGTCGCCTTACAACTATGCATGTAAACAGGCGCTTGAAAAGGCCGTCACGGGAACAGCTCCTGATGTTGTCCTTAATTACGGAGCAGTTGTTGTGAGTGATGGTGGTTTGAATCGAGTCAGTGTTGCCAGTGCGGAGATGGGAACGGGTGTTATTAATTTCCATTGGGAAGATAACAGTTCAACCGGGACAGGCAGTCCTACTGATCGTGCTGTGTTGCTGGTTTACAATGTTGACAAACAGGAGGTCAGCTATTCTTTTGGCATGACCACACGGAGTAACGGAGAGGGTTCTTTACCCCTTCCGTATAACGAGACGGGTGATCATTTGCTGATGTACCTGTTCTTTCAGGCGGAGGATAATCCTTTGCAGGTATCCACCAGCCAGTATTTGGGTAGCGTTACAGTGTGA
- a CDS encoding sugar porter family MFS transporter — MQKFNNAYILGISLVSAMGGLLFGYDWVVIGGAKPFYESFFEITSSAGLQAWAMSCALIGCIIGAVFSGVISERFGRKWPLTLSAFLFTIASIGTGSAFSYTTFVIFRIIGGVGIGIASAISPMYIAEVAPARMRGRFVALNQMTLVIGILAAQVINFLIADKVPAGASSVFIQHSWNGQMGWRWMFFACSIPAIIFFLLTFTVPESPRWLLKAGKSDKAFPTLSKIGGEEYARKEIVNIRSTFNDINEKVDFKALLHPGYRFVLLLGVFLAVFQQWCGINTVFNYAEEIFSAAGYGVSDTLFNIVITGSVNLVFTLLAMFTVDKLGRKKLMLLGSIGLALTYILLGGAFWFHLKGIAVLTFVVIAIAIYAMSLAPIVWVILSEIFPNRIRGAAMALATFALWIACFILTYTFPLLNKSLGAAPTFWIYALICLFGFFFILLKLPETKGKTLESIEKEITESKNK; from the coding sequence ATGCAGAAATTCAATAATGCTTACATTCTGGGGATCTCTTTGGTTTCAGCTATGGGAGGACTTCTTTTCGGATACGATTGGGTTGTGATAGGAGGAGCAAAACCATTTTACGAAAGTTTCTTTGAAATTACTTCGTCGGCTGGGCTACAGGCATGGGCTATGAGTTGTGCGTTAATAGGGTGTATTATAGGTGCTGTTTTTTCCGGTGTTATAAGCGAACGATTCGGACGGAAATGGCCGTTAACCCTTTCAGCGTTCCTGTTTACGATAGCATCGATAGGGACAGGCTCAGCGTTTAGTTATACAACATTTGTTATTTTTCGTATTATAGGAGGTGTGGGAATTGGCATTGCCTCCGCGATTTCTCCTATGTATATTGCCGAGGTGGCACCCGCCCGAATGCGGGGTCGTTTTGTGGCGCTTAATCAAATGACTCTTGTAATAGGTATTCTGGCGGCACAAGTAATCAACTTTTTAATAGCAGATAAGGTTCCGGCAGGAGCAAGCAGTGTGTTTATCCAACATTCATGGAATGGCCAGATGGGATGGCGCTGGATGTTTTTTGCTTGTTCAATACCCGCCATTATCTTTTTCCTTCTCACCTTTACAGTTCCTGAAAGCCCCCGTTGGCTTTTAAAAGCTGGTAAAAGTGATAAAGCATTTCCAACGCTTAGTAAAATAGGAGGAGAAGAGTATGCCCGGAAGGAAATTGTAAATATTCGATCGACATTTAACGATATAAACGAAAAAGTAGATTTCAAAGCGCTCCTGCATCCGGGATACAGGTTTGTATTGTTGCTTGGTGTTTTCCTGGCTGTTTTTCAACAATGGTGTGGAATAAATACGGTTTTCAATTATGCCGAAGAGATATTTAGTGCTGCAGGTTATGGCGTCAGTGATACACTTTTCAATATTGTCATCACCGGAAGCGTTAATCTGGTTTTTACGCTTTTAGCCATGTTTACAGTAGATAAATTAGGAAGAAAGAAACTAATGCTTTTAGGTTCTATAGGACTGGCTCTTACTTATATTTTATTGGGAGGTGCCTTCTGGTTCCATCTGAAAGGAATTGCTGTTTTGACATTTGTAGTTATCGCTATTGCCATTTATGCAATGTCGCTTGCACCGATCGTATGGGTTATCTTGTCCGAAATATTTCCCAACCGTATACGTGGTGCAGCAATGGCATTAGCTACGTTTGCCTTGTGGATCGCCTGTTTTATTCTCACGTACACATTCCCTCTTCTGAACAAATCACTGGGAGCGGCTCCAACTTTTTGGATTTATGCCCTGATATGTTTGTTTGGGTTCTTTTTTATTCTGCTGAAATTACCGGAAACAAAGGGGAAAACGCTAGAATCTATTGAAAAAGAGATAACTGAATCAAAGAACAAATAA
- a CDS encoding sugar-binding domain-containing protein has protein sequence MKFLKIRYKYIGKLSFIALLLLFVVQVNRIYGQENINLAGVWRFATDPMDKGIQGHWFNHILADTILLPGSMTTNNKGDNITIHTPWTGQIVDSSWFTKPAYAPYRKAGNIKIPFWLQPVKYYKGVAWYQKTIIIPKAWNHQTIKLFLERCHWESRVWVDDHYIGMKNSLGTPDIYDLSNYATPGQHLLTIRIDNRVKQINVGQNSHSISDHTQGNWNGIVGKIDLQVHPTTYISDVQVYPNIQNKTVHVKVIIANHSGEKVNTRLSIKTQGLQQELYRQPNVNKEYSCSGQDTVIELDYPMNKPLLWDEFHPNLYQMNISLVTNNHIDRKIITFGMRELKTKGTQFIINGRPTFLRGTLECAVFPKTGYPPTDTASWSRIFRIAKSFGLNHFRFHSWCPPEAAFEAADHAGCYLQIECSSWANQGATIGDGLPLDHWIYAESRRMVKAYGNHPSFCFLLYGNEPAGKNMVNWLTDFVRYWKSRDPRRLYSSGAGWPYVSDADFYSTPAPRIQAWGQELKSIINAQPPRSNYDWEDKIAGIKMPVVSHEVGQWCVYPDFKEIKQYTGILKAKNFEIFQASLKAHHMAQLADSFLLASGKLQVLCYKADIEAALRTKGFGGFQLLGLQDFPGQGTALVGVLNSFWREKGYITPNAFKQFCNSTVPLVRLSKMIYRSTDTLVAPVEIANYGEHVMKNVIPQWKITDKSGKILFSGSLPKTTIPIGNGIPLGTIDKPLSSIIKACELTLSVSVAHFTNHWHIWVYPAVLPTIHSSIYITQQLNNKAIDILNKGGKVLLTIKKGSVKPDKGGDIAIGFSSIFWNTAWTHGQAPTTLGILCNPRNPALADFPTEYYSDWEWWDAMTHSNAILLSDFSPKLQPIVRVIDDWFTNRPLGLLFEAKVGKGSIMVSGIDLLTDAKKRPEAQQLLYSLERYMAGNSFHPKTAIRIEKLKALFN, from the coding sequence ATGAAATTCTTGAAAATAAGGTATAAATACATAGGAAAGCTGTCATTTATCGCGTTGTTATTGTTGTTTGTTGTCCAGGTTAACCGGATATATGGACAAGAAAATATTAATCTGGCAGGCGTATGGAGATTTGCCACAGATCCTATGGATAAAGGCATTCAGGGCCATTGGTTTAATCATATACTTGCAGATACGATTCTGTTGCCAGGTTCTATGACCACTAATAATAAAGGAGACAATATTACCATCCATACTCCATGGACAGGACAGATTGTAGATAGCAGTTGGTTTACAAAACCAGCGTATGCCCCTTATAGAAAGGCAGGAAACATAAAAATCCCTTTCTGGTTACAACCTGTCAAATACTATAAAGGAGTGGCCTGGTATCAAAAAACAATTATTATCCCTAAGGCATGGAATCATCAAACTATCAAATTATTTTTAGAACGTTGCCATTGGGAAAGCAGAGTCTGGGTTGATGATCATTATATTGGGATGAAAAATAGTTTAGGCACCCCCGATATTTATGATTTAAGCAATTACGCAACCCCTGGTCAACATCTGCTTACCATTCGTATTGACAATAGGGTGAAACAAATTAATGTGGGGCAAAATTCGCATAGCATTTCAGACCACACTCAGGGAAATTGGAATGGCATCGTAGGTAAAATTGATTTACAGGTTCATCCAACTACCTATATCTCGGATGTGCAAGTCTATCCTAATATTCAAAACAAAACAGTACATGTTAAGGTTATCATTGCAAATCATTCCGGAGAAAAAGTAAATACCCGTTTAAGCATAAAAACCCAGGGACTACAACAAGAATTATACAGACAACCCAATGTCAATAAGGAATATTCATGTAGTGGACAAGATACTGTAATCGAGTTGGATTATCCGATGAACAAGCCATTACTTTGGGACGAATTTCATCCAAATCTATACCAAATGAATATTTCGCTTGTGACTAATAATCATATTGATAGAAAAATAATCACTTTTGGAATGCGGGAGTTGAAAACAAAAGGGACACAATTTATCATTAATGGCAGGCCTACCTTTTTACGGGGAACATTAGAATGTGCTGTGTTTCCCAAAACAGGATATCCACCGACGGATACAGCCTCATGGAGTCGGATTTTTCGTATTGCAAAATCATTTGGATTAAATCATTTCCGATTCCATTCCTGGTGTCCTCCCGAAGCAGCCTTTGAAGCTGCTGATCATGCCGGATGCTATTTGCAAATTGAATGTTCTTCCTGGGCTAATCAAGGAGCTACAATAGGTGATGGACTCCCTCTTGATCACTGGATTTATGCTGAAAGCAGGCGAATGGTAAAGGCGTATGGCAATCATCCCTCTTTTTGTTTCTTATTATACGGCAATGAACCGGCAGGGAAAAACATGGTCAACTGGTTAACTGATTTTGTGCGTTATTGGAAAAGCAGGGATCCTCGTAGGCTTTATAGTTCAGGAGCAGGATGGCCTTATGTAAGCGATGCAGATTTTTACAGTACACCTGCTCCTCGCATACAGGCTTGGGGGCAAGAACTAAAGAGTATTATTAATGCTCAACCTCCTCGAAGTAATTATGACTGGGAGGATAAGATTGCCGGAATCAAGATGCCTGTTGTAAGTCATGAAGTGGGACAGTGGTGTGTATATCCCGATTTCAAAGAAATTAAACAATATACAGGTATTTTGAAAGCGAAAAATTTTGAAATATTTCAGGCATCCCTGAAAGCCCATCACATGGCACAGTTAGCCGATAGCTTTTTATTGGCATCAGGCAAATTGCAGGTGCTGTGTTACAAAGCAGATATTGAGGCTGCTTTACGAACGAAAGGATTTGGAGGATTCCAACTGTTGGGATTACAGGATTTTCCCGGACAAGGCACTGCACTTGTAGGGGTATTGAACTCCTTTTGGAGAGAGAAAGGATACATAACCCCCAATGCATTTAAACAGTTTTGTAATTCGACTGTGCCATTAGTACGACTATCTAAAATGATTTATCGTTCAACAGACACACTGGTTGCTCCGGTTGAGATTGCGAACTATGGAGAGCATGTCATGAAAAACGTTATTCCACAATGGAAAATAACAGATAAATCGGGAAAAATTCTTTTCTCCGGTAGTTTGCCTAAAACGACCATCCCTATTGGGAATGGTATTCCTCTGGGGACAATAGATAAACCACTTTCTTCTATCATCAAAGCATGTGAACTGACTCTTTCCGTTTCTGTCGCTCATTTTACAAATCATTGGCATATTTGGGTATATCCAGCGGTATTACCTACAATCCATTCATCAATTTACATCACTCAACAATTAAATAACAAAGCAATCGATATTTTAAATAAAGGAGGCAAGGTGCTATTAACCATAAAAAAAGGAAGTGTTAAGCCCGATAAGGGAGGTGATATTGCAATAGGATTTTCGAGTATTTTTTGGAATACCGCATGGACACACGGACAAGCCCCAACAACCCTTGGAATTTTATGTAATCCCAGAAATCCTGCGTTAGCTGATTTTCCTACGGAATATTATAGTGATTGGGAGTGGTGGGATGCCATGACACATTCGAATGCCATTCTTTTATCTGACTTTTCGCCTAAACTCCAACCCATTGTCCGTGTAATAGATGATTGGTTTACAAATCGCCCCTTGGGATTGCTATTTGAGGCTAAAGTGGGTAAAGGCAGTATTATGGTTTCGGGCATTGATTTACTTACGGATGCCAAAAAACGGCCAGAGGCACAACAGTTACTGTACAGTCTCGAAAGATACATGGCAGGAAATTCTTTTCATCCTAAAACTGCTATCCGGATAGAAAAACTAAAAGCCCTCTTTAATTAA
- a CDS encoding DUF5107 domain-containing protein, which translates to MEVNVWNEIVTIPTYEIGEPEKNPIFLEKRVYQGSSGSVYPYPVIEKISDERVDKEWNAVFLENKYLKIMILPELGGRVQMAYDKIKQRHFVYYNHVIKPALVGLTGPWISGGIEFNWPQHHRPSTYQPVDFSIEENPDGSKTVWCSEVERMFRTKGMAGFTLYPDTAYMEIKVRLYNRTAQPQTFLWWANPAVKVNDHYQSVFPPDVNAVFDHGKRDVSHFPIATGTYYKVDYSAGVDISRYKNIPVPTSYMAINSKYNFVGGYENDTKGGLLHVANHYISPGKKQWTWGNGDFGQAWDRNLTDEDGPYIELMCGVYTDNQPDFSWLMPYEEKRFNQYFMPYRDLGVVKNATKEAMVNLEITNEDIAVKLYTTGNYPEAKVLLLYQGDTIFEDIVDFSPEMSYNKTIPVPPDLKIEDLDFTLSSNQGRLLVSYHPAKEEIRPIPDAAKAAKEPHEINTIEELYLTGLHLEQYRHATYNPADYYLEALRRVPEDVRANNAMGLWLLRKGCFKEAEAYFRRAIKTLTKFNPNPYDGEPFFNLGICLKFQYRYEEAYEAFYKSIWNAAWQDAGYFNLAQLASMKQEWNEAYDLISDSLSHNWHNHKARHLKTVMLRKLGRKDDALRLIEESLALDGFNFGVLYEKYLLTDNPSILSEMKKRMRNDVHHYIEFSLDYAHMGLFHEASQLIEMTIPLTGNVYPMVYYFLGWYTYQAGKEEEAIHYFVQGSMMSSDYCFPNRLEEVLALQCASGLNSSDAKAPYYLGNFWYAARQYDEAVKCWEASVRLKDSFPIVHRNLSLAYYNKKDKPQAAVAELEKAFSLSRSDARILMELDQLYKKIGKSFAERLAFLEKYPSIVDLRDDLYLERVTLYNMTGKFKKALDLLMNRHFHPWEGGEGKVVGQYLYAHIELAKEAMGEDSYDLALDHLIATDSYPYNLGEGKLYGTQENDINYWKGCVYEKMGDSGNAVLFWEKASTGLSEPSAAMFYNDQQPDKIFYQGLALLRLNSVDEAYSRFNKLKDYGEKHIFDGVKIDYFAVSLPDLLIWEDDLQKRNRVHCLYLLGLGYLGLGDKENARRFLSEALTIAPNHIGSLVHLKMCD; encoded by the coding sequence ATGGAAGTCAATGTTTGGAATGAAATAGTCACCATACCGACATACGAGATAGGAGAGCCAGAAAAAAATCCCATCTTTCTTGAAAAAAGAGTTTACCAAGGGAGTAGCGGAAGCGTTTATCCCTATCCGGTTATTGAGAAAATTTCAGATGAAAGAGTGGATAAAGAATGGAATGCCGTGTTTCTGGAAAACAAATACCTTAAAATCATGATTCTTCCGGAGCTTGGTGGTCGTGTACAAATGGCCTACGACAAAATAAAACAACGTCATTTTGTCTATTATAATCATGTCATTAAACCGGCATTAGTTGGTCTTACCGGCCCCTGGATTTCAGGAGGAATTGAATTTAACTGGCCACAACATCACCGTCCAAGCACATATCAACCCGTAGATTTTTCAATTGAAGAAAATCCGGATGGAAGTAAAACTGTATGGTGTAGCGAGGTAGAACGTATGTTTCGTACAAAGGGAATGGCAGGTTTTACCTTATATCCTGATACAGCATATATGGAGATTAAAGTCAGATTATATAACCGGACGGCACAACCCCAAACATTTCTATGGTGGGCTAATCCGGCAGTAAAGGTCAATGATCACTACCAGTCTGTTTTCCCACCTGATGTCAATGCTGTTTTTGATCATGGTAAAAGAGATGTTTCCCATTTTCCTATTGCTACCGGAACCTACTATAAAGTTGACTATTCTGCCGGAGTTGATATTTCACGTTACAAAAATATCCCTGTTCCGACTTCTTATATGGCGATTAACTCCAAATACAATTTTGTCGGGGGATACGAAAATGACACAAAAGGTGGGTTGTTGCATGTAGCCAATCATTATATTTCACCGGGCAAAAAGCAGTGGACATGGGGAAATGGTGATTTTGGACAAGCATGGGATAGAAATCTCACTGATGAAGATGGCCCTTATATTGAATTAATGTGTGGAGTATATACCGACAATCAGCCAGATTTTTCGTGGCTTATGCCCTACGAAGAGAAACGCTTTAATCAATATTTTATGCCTTACCGGGATTTAGGTGTTGTGAAGAATGCAACAAAGGAAGCCATGGTAAATCTTGAGATAACAAATGAAGATATTGCTGTTAAACTCTATACTACAGGTAATTATCCAGAGGCCAAAGTTCTGTTGCTCTATCAGGGGGATACAATCTTTGAAGATATAGTTGATTTTTCGCCTGAAATGTCTTATAACAAAACAATACCCGTCCCGCCAGACCTTAAAATTGAAGATTTAGATTTTACGCTGAGCTCAAACCAAGGACGGCTCCTTGTCTCATATCATCCTGCAAAAGAAGAAATACGCCCGATACCTGATGCTGCAAAAGCAGCCAAAGAACCCCACGAAATTAATACAATTGAAGAGCTTTATCTGACGGGGTTACATTTGGAACAATACCGTCATGCAACTTACAATCCTGCCGATTATTACCTTGAAGCTCTCCGTAGAGTGCCGGAAGATGTACGGGCAAATAATGCCATGGGATTATGGCTTCTCCGCAAAGGATGCTTTAAAGAGGCAGAAGCTTATTTTCGGCGTGCTATCAAAACACTGACAAAATTTAATCCTAATCCCTATGACGGCGAACCGTTTTTCAATCTTGGAATTTGCCTGAAGTTTCAATATCGTTATGAAGAGGCTTATGAAGCATTCTATAAATCAATATGGAATGCAGCCTGGCAGGATGCCGGCTATTTCAATTTAGCACAACTGGCATCCATGAAACAGGAGTGGAATGAAGCTTATGATTTGATTTCCGATTCATTAAGTCATAATTGGCATAATCATAAAGCCCGTCATCTTAAAACGGTGATGCTGCGAAAACTTGGAAGGAAGGATGATGCACTACGGCTTATCGAAGAATCGCTTGCTCTCGATGGCTTTAATTTTGGTGTTTTATATGAGAAATACCTTTTGACTGATAATCCGTCGATACTTTCTGAAATGAAAAAGCGGATGCGTAATGATGTGCATCATTATATCGAATTTTCGCTTGATTATGCCCATATGGGATTATTTCATGAAGCCAGTCAATTGATCGAAATGACGATTCCTTTAACGGGGAATGTCTATCCAATGGTATATTATTTCCTGGGATGGTATACTTATCAGGCAGGAAAGGAAGAAGAAGCAATTCATTATTTCGTTCAGGGAAGCATGATGTCTTCCGATTACTGCTTTCCAAACCGTTTAGAGGAAGTACTGGCCCTTCAGTGTGCATCCGGATTGAATTCATCAGATGCAAAAGCTCCATATTACCTGGGTAACTTTTGGTATGCTGCCAGGCAATATGATGAAGCCGTAAAATGTTGGGAAGCTTCTGTAAGGCTTAAGGATTCATTTCCGATTGTGCATCGTAACCTTTCGTTGGCATATTACAATAAAAAAGATAAGCCGCAAGCTGCAGTAGCCGAACTTGAAAAAGCTTTTTCGTTAAGTAGATCCGACGCCCGGATATTGATGGAACTTGATCAGTTATATAAAAAGATTGGAAAGTCATTTGCAGAAAGGCTTGCCTTCCTTGAAAAATATCCATCGATAGTTGATCTACGAGATGATTTATATCTTGAAAGAGTTACGCTTTATAATATGACCGGTAAATTCAAAAAAGCCTTAGATTTGCTCATGAACCGCCATTTTCATCCATGGGAAGGTGGAGAAGGAAAAGTTGTCGGGCAATATCTCTACGCTCATATTGAACTTGCGAAAGAAGCTATGGGAGAAGATAGCTATGATCTCGCTCTTGATCATCTCATCGCAACCGACTCCTATCCTTATAATCTGGGAGAGGGAAAACTCTATGGGACACAAGAGAATGATATAAATTATTGGAAAGGCTGTGTCTATGAGAAAATGGGAGATTCAGGGAATGCTGTTTTGTTTTGGGAAAAAGCTTCTACCGGCTTATCTGAACCATCGGCTGCCATGTTTTATAATGACCAACAACCCGATAAAATATTTTACCAGGGACTTGCTCTTCTTCGCTTAAATAGTGTTGATGAGGCCTATAGTCGCTTCAATAAGCTGAAAGACTACGGGGAAAAGCATATTTTTGACGGCGTTAAGATCGATTATTTTGCTGTTTCTTTGCCTGATTTATTGATTTGGGAAGATGATTTGCAAAAACGAAACAGGGTACATTGTCTCTATCTTTTAGGATTGGGATATCTTGGCTTGGGAGATAAAGAAAACGCACGCCGATTTTTATCCGAAGCATTAACCATAGCCCCGAATCATATTGGTAGTTTGGTTCATTTGAAAATGTGTGATTAG
- a CDS encoding AraC family transcriptional regulator, with amino-acid sequence MAKLKNGFLGERAIILPPTIIEELKKDTLGSLLYITDIGYYPKANYHFRKRTQDEANQFVLIYCIAGSGWFEIEGIKQKVNPEHFFILPKGKAHSYGCNTKDPWTIYWLHFDGEKAGFFSEGLDTPIHIAIQKDSRIEERLHLFEEIFTTLKNGYSKNNLDYSTAILFHFLGSLKFLGAYRDNFLANQNQTDMITETIHFMREHLYQKISLKEIADYVGLSVSHFASVFQKKTGYAPLNYFSQLKIQQACQFLDFSDMKISQISMTIGFSDPLYFSRVFSKTMGISPTEYRNKKKG; translated from the coding sequence ATGGCAAAGCTTAAAAATGGATTCTTAGGTGAAAGAGCGATCATATTACCGCCTACGATCATAGAAGAATTGAAAAAAGATACCTTAGGCTCTTTATTATATATTACCGATATTGGGTATTATCCTAAAGCAAATTACCATTTCAGGAAAAGAACGCAGGATGAAGCTAATCAATTTGTCCTCATTTATTGTATTGCCGGATCCGGATGGTTTGAAATTGAAGGTATAAAACAAAAAGTTAATCCTGAGCATTTCTTTATTTTACCCAAGGGTAAAGCGCATTCATATGGATGCAACACAAAAGATCCATGGACTATTTATTGGTTACATTTCGACGGCGAAAAAGCAGGATTCTTCTCAGAGGGGCTGGATACACCAATTCATATAGCCATTCAAAAAGATTCGAGAATTGAAGAGAGGCTACACTTATTTGAGGAGATTTTTACTACCCTAAAGAATGGATATAGTAAAAATAACCTCGACTACAGCACAGCTATTCTTTTCCATTTCTTAGGTTCATTAAAATTTCTGGGCGCTTATCGTGATAATTTTCTTGCTAATCAGAACCAAACGGATATGATTACGGAGACTATCCATTTTATGCGTGAACATTTATATCAGAAAATATCATTAAAAGAGATAGCGGATTATGTTGGCCTCTCAGTTTCACATTTTGCCTCTGTCTTTCAGAAAAAAACAGGATACGCCCCGTTAAATTACTTTTCTCAGTTGAAAATACAGCAAGCATGTCAATTTTTGGATTTTAGTGATATGAAAATTAGCCAGATATCCATGACAATCGGTTTTAGTGATCCATTATATTTTAGTCGTGTGTTTAGCAAAACCATGGGAATTTCACCTACAGAATACCGCAATAAGAAAAAAGGATGA